The Helianthus annuus cultivar XRQ/B chromosome 15, HanXRQr2.0-SUNRISE, whole genome shotgun sequence genomic sequence GTTATAcgatatttttataaaattccgAGTATATTGTTAcaacgtgcttatttttatctatgtcTTGATATAAATTTGATTCAAAACGAGTTGCGAATAGTATTGTACAAGTGACGCGGTTTACCATTTTTGTTATTTTAAAAATGTGTAGTTGCGATGCGCTTATTTTTATCAAAGCTTCTCTAAAAGTTACATAAACAAATGGGCCAAATATAATTTAccttttttgttttttacaaGAGCTGAACCGATACTATACGAACACAACGATACTGGTATTCCTTTTTATGCTTTTCTCGACGTTCCTATCGGTGTCATGACGAACCAAACTGATTCCGACAGCATAACATCGGTACCGGTAAAACCATTGTCGGTTGTTACTATTCATAGCCGATATAATATAGTCAAAACAGAGTTGCATTCACACCTGTATTCGTTTTCATCTCTTCTGATTGCTATATCAATATTATCCAATGCTCGTATCATCCTGATACTGTAATAAACCTAACCAATACCCATTAAAAATCCACTGCATGAGGAAACCCGCTAGTTTCAAAATGTTTATTAACTTTGAGATACTTTTTATTGGGTTGGGCACGGAAATAAATCATGATTTTTACAATAAGAGGACCCGGGGTGGGAGCTCACATCACGCGTTATAAATTGACAACGCCGTTATACACGGCCGCCGCTACCATTCACCACACGTGAATAAGAAAACGCGTTAAACACATCACGCGTTGAAGTTTGATCAAATGAATGTGTATTACTTGTACATTGggtattaatacttgtacattggaatctcatcactagtgataccacccccctacatttctatcactagtgatagaatattggttgTACATATGGCATgacttgattggatagtgggagtgatagattctatactagtgaaccacccctagtcccctaattTACACTTCATATTTTAAAAATTACACAAAATGGACTAAATCAACTTTAAAATCACTGCTTCTGTTTATTTTGGATTTGGTGTGTTATTTTTTACCGGTTTCACGTGTACTAAATCAACCCTTGATCTTTATTGTTTTTGGTTCCTTTTAACTTTTCTCAAAGATGCCAAAAATTGAAGCATTAAGAGTTCACATGGTAttgtatattaaatattaaatattaaatattaaattattaatataGAAGGTGAGACTCAATtaaaagacttgtataatattgTTCAGACAAATGTACTGTAGGGATTCGTCTCTAAAAATAGTAGTACTTACAACTTTTTTAAAATTGCTatgattttattttatattatgaATATGTTTCTTTCTCCATGTAATTATTTAAAATTCTTAGCCTCTATAAAAAAAAGGATACCACCATGACACAAACTCAATTCTAATGCTCTTCACTCATATCCCCCCTCCAAAACTAAAATTAGCCTACAAATGGCCATGGTTTTTAACCACCTCCCGGATCTTGATTTATCCCACTATAGCACCACTACTACTGAAAGCACCACCACCGGAGACGATAATCATTACCGTAACTTGGGTGACTGGTCTCCGGTGGTGGACTGGGATGCACTTTCCGTGCATCCCCAAGAAAATTTTCATGGCCTTTTCGAATTTGAACCAAATGAAGACGATAACGACCACCATATGAATCTTGATTCACCTACTACATTGATGGTGGAACCACCGGTCTCACCCTTTTCCGATGATGTAAAAGGGCTGAGATTGGTCCACTTACTTATGGCCGCAGCGGAGGCCATGGCTACTGACAACAAGAGTTATGATCTCGCTACTGTGATACTGGTTCGGCTCAAGGATTTAGTGTCCCCAAATGAGGGCACTAATATGGAAAGACTCGCCGCGCATTTCACGGATGCGTTGCTTAGTTTGCTTGAAACTAGTGCTCGCGGCGGTGTTGGGGGGTTGCATTATAAACAAAACCACCACCTCCATCACCCGACTGACGTCTTAGCTGCATTCCAGCTCTTACAAGACATGTCACCATATGTCAAGTTTGGGCATTTCACGGCGAATCAAGCAATCATCGAAGCAGTTGTTCATGAACGACGAGTTCACATAATCGATTACGATATTATGGAAGGTATTGTTAGGAACACTTTATTGTAATTATCTTTACCatattgaaaaaaaaatgtttctaaggtgttttagaaaaaaatctaaggggttgtttggcaacatctgaatcaataagtgctgaatgaataagaggtctgaatgggTAAGAGGCTCTGAACCAGTTGATTGAATTTTGTAATGTCAGCGTATTCGAGAAGTTCGCTTGCCACATGAATACTTAGGATAGCAAACTCCCTAGAAACCAAAATAATTTTAAAACCCGCTAGAACACCTagtaataaaaaaaactataattAGAAGATATTATTTTATTGGGTTTCATTTATAATTACGCTTATATAATtaatttataatataaaatacCTTACAAGGTTTTCATTATTCAACAGGTATCCAATGGGCATCACTAATGCAAGCTTTGATATCTCGGAAAGACAGAGCACCACCACCCTACCTCCGCATCACCGCCCTATCCCGGCCGGGAAGTGGTCGGAAATCCATCTCCACCGTCCAAGAAACCGGCCGCCTCTTAACCTCTTTCGCCGCTTCCATCAACCTACCATTTTCTTTCCACCAATGCAAACTCGACTCAAACGAAACCTTCAAACCATCATCCGTAAAACTAGTACGAGGAGAAGCCATCATCATTAACTGCATGTTACACCTCCCCCACTTCACCCACCGACCACCAACTTCAATATCTTCCTTCCTCGCCGGAGCCAGAACTCTAAACCCCAAACTAGTGACCGTTGTCGAGGAAGAAGAACAGAAAGTTGAAGGTGGGTTTGTGGGTCGGTTCATGGACACACTGCACCATTACTCGGCTGTTTACGACTCCTTGGAAGCCGGGGTTCCGATGCAAGGGCGGGCTAGGACGTTGGTGGAACGCGTGTTCATGGGTCCAAGAATTATGGGTTCGTTGGCTCGGGTGTATCGAGAAGAGGGTGAAGGTGGTTCGTGGGGTGATTGGTTGACGGCTGAACCGGGGTTCCAACCGGTCAACATAAGCTTTGCAAATCATTGTCAAGCAAAGTTGTTATTGGGGTTGTTTAATGATGGTTATAGAGTGGAGGAATCTGCGAGTAATAAGCTTGTTTTGGGGTGGAAATCTCGACAGTTACTTTCTGCTTCAATTTGGACATGTTTGGAAACCAACTGATTTTACCAATTTACCCTTTCCTGCTTTGGTTGTTTTTAGTCAACTCTTTTTCAtttgtttgttttcatttttcttttggTAGATTGCATATATCACTTTCATACTtgtaaaataacatattttcaactaaAACTCTTGGTTTCAAAAAGCTAGAAGCGCACAACAACGACGAGGTCTAGAAATAAAGCGCGACACGCAAAAGCGGTGAGCGtttcgtacccgaggcgcaaggagattatataaattttttatatatatcccATAGGTTTTAGCATCCTTTATCtaaaatatagctataaatacGGTTTATATATGATTTGTCTACATATACGAGCCAAAAAACCTATTACACAACACTTTGATgcataaaacacaaaaaaaaaaacccaaagcaTGTAAGGCGCACGTCTCAGACCtcaaaaaaacccaaaaaatgtGCTTTTCTTGCGCTCTGTAGAAAAGGCGCGCCTCAGCCCTCGGGTAACATGAGGCGTTGAGGCATGCGCCTAGTCGAGCTTTTTTAAAAACCAGCTAAAACTAAGGGTCAATATCCTACGTCTGGGAATCAAGGTATGGTGTTACGACGTGTAACAAGGGGTGAGGGGTAAATGCGTTAAACAAAATGTAAAAACATCTTGGCCGCAAAGTCATACTGGGAATTTATCGCCCTTTTCTAATAGAGTGCTAAAGAGAAGCGTCTATATTTTCTACTAGAACACCACACAGATACACAAAAAGATGCATAATAAAAGACCATGTTCTGCCCAACCCATAGCAATGTACAACTACAACTACATGGGTACAAGTCAGTGAAACCAGTTTTTTACCAAAAGAAAGAGTCGTTCGTTCCTACTTCAGATCATTCTACCATAAGTTAGATAAACTTAGCATAGTTCAGTGTCAAACTTAAGAGAGATCCCCATACTAAAGAGCTCTTGAGACAGTAACTTTGCACCATACGGCACGCTTACCTTGATCACGTCTTCCATAGAGTCACATATCCGACAATAtggcccacggatcttatgcccacccgggaccgacctctggatcacactcgccattctcttgcaccttcTGCAGACATGCATTTCTGAGCAGTCACTGAGAGTGAAAAGACGCTCATGAAGGTTAGCCGACGCTCCATGGGCTATGAGACAGTCGCGCTCCATCTCACCGAATTTGATCCCACCGAAACGTTTCCTGTCTGCCACTGGTTGTCGGGTGAGAGGGTGTACCGGGCCCGTGTTTCGAAACTTCACTTTGTCTTCAGACATGTGGACCAGCCTTTGGTAGAATGTTGGTCCTATGAAAACGAGAGATTTCACCATTTCACCAGTCCGCCCGTCGTATAGCCTCTCGTTTCCCCATCTTGAATACCCGGccctaaaatttaaaaaaaaaaacaaaagactCGGTGACTGTAATTAGTTGAAGATATGACACTACTTAGAAATATACAACCATGGTAGTTTTTGACTCTTGAGATCAAATGAAGTAACATTAAATTTCATAATTTGCAATTACTAGCTACGATTTTGGCCCATTAACTTGGGAATGGTTGATTCAGGTTATGATTTACCTCTAACACTtcctaaatcattttattaaaaaaaacggAATTATCATTGAAATAATATAATATTTGTAATCACGACAACCGGATTGTTTACTAAAACTAGGGGTTGATGCCCGCGCTTCCGGCGGGCGGGGGAATTTGGTTGTTAtcgtttggtttggtttggtttggtttgtacGGTACCGAAACTCGGCATAGTAGCAACTGAAAgagaaaactaaaaatataaagtGGTTGTCCAGCTAAAACGATATCATAATTTACGTCAAACATAAATACGTACAAAAAAATAagaacgaaaacgtattatatttgacccgaacCATTTCCGTAACAATTTACGTCAAATGTCATAAAGTTAAGGAAATGAGTAAAAAGTTTTTAGAAAGTTAAG encodes the following:
- the LOC110912023 gene encoding protein NODULATION SIGNALING PATHWAY 2 gives rise to the protein MAMVFNHLPDLDLSHYSTTTTESTTTGDDNHYRNLGDWSPVVDWDALSVHPQENFHGLFEFEPNEDDNDHHMNLDSPTTLMVEPPVSPFSDDVKGLRLVHLLMAAAEAMATDNKSYDLATVILVRLKDLVSPNEGTNMERLAAHFTDALLSLLETSARGGVGGLHYKQNHHLHHPTDVLAAFQLLQDMSPYVKFGHFTANQAIIEAVVHERRVHIIDYDIMEGIQWASLMQALISRKDRAPPPYLRITALSRPGSGRKSISTVQETGRLLTSFAASINLPFSFHQCKLDSNETFKPSSVKLVRGEAIIINCMLHLPHFTHRPPTSISSFLAGARTLNPKLVTVVEEEEQKVEGGFVGRFMDTLHHYSAVYDSLEAGVPMQGRARTLVERVFMGPRIMGSLARVYREEGEGGSWGDWLTAEPGFQPVNISFANHCQAKLLLGLFNDGYRVEESASNKLVLGWKSRQLLSASIWTCLETN